A window of the Burkholderia sp. 9120 genome harbors these coding sequences:
- a CDS encoding TadE family protein produces the protein MPSTTRTRARTQRRGRHATRGIVSVEMALLLPILVALALPVYDIARNIQAQMILINVSREGANLSSRASLTYPMQSIMTSLTATTPPLNMTAHGMIYITEIMGNNNCDSSGNNCTGIVVAQYRWNGGNYYPASHTWSCGSAGTSWATDGTGSCSNIPATGSSSPVVNLLQGQLSTGQIAYVVEAFYQQTPLLGSLNLGGGIRTPALSPNLYAMTVF, from the coding sequence ATGCCCAGCACCACACGTACCCGTGCACGAACGCAACGCCGGGGCCGCCACGCGACGCGCGGCATCGTCAGCGTGGAAATGGCGTTGCTGTTGCCGATCCTCGTGGCGCTCGCGCTGCCGGTCTACGACATTGCGCGCAACATCCAGGCGCAGATGATTCTGATCAACGTGAGCCGCGAAGGCGCGAATCTGTCGTCGCGTGCGTCGCTCACGTATCCGATGCAGTCCATCATGACGTCTCTCACCGCGACCACGCCGCCGCTCAACATGACCGCGCACGGCATGATCTACATCACCGAGATCATGGGCAATAACAACTGCGACAGCAGCGGCAACAACTGCACCGGGATCGTGGTCGCGCAGTATCGGTGGAACGGCGGCAACTACTATCCGGCGAGCCATACCTGGAGTTGCGGCAGCGCGGGCACCAGTTGGGCGACGGACGGCACCGGCAGTTGCAGCAACATTCCGGCGACCGGTTCCAGCTCACCGGTGGTGAATCTGCTGCAAGGCCAGCTTTCTACCGGTCAGATCGCTTACGTGGTCGAGGCGTTCTATCAGCAAACGCCGCTGCTCGGTTCGCTCAACCTGGGAGGCGGGATCAGGACACCCGCGCTGTCACCGAATCTGTATGCGATGACGGTGTTCTGA
- a CDS encoding CpaF family protein: MSLREQLMMQNGNMPFDAAGSAAAAGVAAESLAARRAYQELKMNIHQAIIDRVELDKLQRLSPEQIKRELAQLVERIVDEDKIPMNELERRRLAQDVHDEMVGLGPLEPLLNDPTISDILVNTSQHVYVERRGRLEHTDVTFYDDAHLMKIIERIVSRVGRRIDESTPMVDARLPDGSRVNAIIPPSAIDGPLVSIRRFAVNPLTVADMVNNQSFTPAMAQLLEALIKAKLNVLISGGTGSGKTTLLNLLSGFIPEDERVVTIEDAAELQMRQQHVLRLETRPPNIEGKGEISQRSLVRNALRMRPDRIVLGEVRGAEALDMLHAMNTGHEGSMATLHANTPRDALTRLENMVGMAGLTMPIKAIRQQIASAITVVVQASRLTDGRRKLMSIQEITGMEGDVINMQEIFTFKRTGVDENGMIKGYFGATGVRPIFYERLASFGISLPDQLFDPARRLEV; this comes from the coding sequence ATGTCATTGCGCGAACAGTTGATGATGCAGAACGGCAACATGCCGTTCGACGCCGCCGGCAGCGCGGCGGCGGCCGGTGTCGCGGCTGAAAGCCTGGCGGCGCGGCGCGCGTATCAGGAACTCAAGATGAACATCCACCAGGCGATCATCGACCGGGTGGAACTCGACAAGCTGCAACGCCTGTCGCCGGAACAGATCAAGCGCGAACTCGCGCAACTGGTGGAACGGATCGTCGACGAAGACAAGATTCCGATGAACGAACTCGAGCGCCGCCGTCTCGCGCAGGACGTGCACGACGAAATGGTCGGCCTCGGTCCGCTCGAACCCTTACTCAACGATCCGACCATCTCCGACATTCTGGTCAACACGTCGCAGCACGTGTACGTGGAACGGCGCGGCCGCCTCGAACACACCGACGTGACGTTCTACGACGACGCGCATCTGATGAAGATCATCGAGCGGATCGTGTCGCGGGTCGGCCGCCGGATCGACGAATCCACGCCGATGGTCGACGCGCGTTTGCCCGACGGTTCGCGCGTCAACGCGATCATTCCGCCGTCCGCGATCGATGGCCCGCTGGTGTCGATTCGCCGCTTCGCGGTGAACCCGCTCACGGTTGCCGACATGGTGAATAACCAGAGCTTCACGCCCGCCATGGCGCAACTGCTCGAAGCGCTGATCAAGGCCAAGCTGAACGTGCTGATTTCCGGCGGCACGGGCAGCGGCAAGACCACTTTGCTCAATCTGCTGTCCGGCTTCATTCCGGAAGATGAACGGGTCGTCACGATCGAAGACGCGGCCGAATTGCAGATGCGCCAGCAACACGTGCTGCGCCTCGAAACGCGTCCGCCGAACATTGAAGGCAAGGGCGAAATCTCGCAGCGCTCGCTAGTGCGCAACGCGCTACGGATGCGGCCCGATCGTATCGTGCTCGGCGAAGTGCGTGGCGCCGAAGCGCTCGACATGCTGCACGCCATGAACACCGGCCACGAAGGTTCGATGGCGACGTTGCACGCGAACACGCCGCGCGACGCGCTGACGCGCCTGGAGAACATGGTCGGCATGGCCGGCCTGACGATGCCGATCAAGGCGATCCGTCAGCAGATCGCCTCGGCGATCACGGTGGTGGTGCAAGCCTCACGGTTGACCGACGGCCGCCGCAAGCTGATGAGCATCCAGGAAATCACCGGCATGGAAGGCGACGTCATCAACATGCAGGAAATCTTCACGTTCAAGCGGACCGGCGTCGACGAAAACGGCATGATCAAAGGCTATTTCGGCGCGACCGGCGTGCGGCCGATTTTCTACGAGCGGCTGGCGAGCTTCGGCATTTCGCTGCCCGATCAGCTATTCGATCCGGCGCGGCGTCTGGAAGTATGA
- a CDS encoding sterol desaturase family protein, whose product MFASSAFADLLHHAGLWLRGYLLVLAIMAVGAVLERRWPADLLQSRAGQRFNMVYAGLYLVLAEAVKPLTAAASVAIVNALGGGMVVLVSHGWGALASFVIVLLTIDFLEYAFHRLQHAWPLLWKLHSLHHSAVEFNVTVTLRHHWFEMLIKGCLLYPLVGVMFKVSPAIVGATALVFMVGNYFAHLNLRVDLGRYGTWINNPQYHRLHHSNRVEHFDHNFTQLLPLWDHLFGTRWVPAKHEWPATGLDDGAQPRSLLGALSWPLRLPAGRGARIAGKPMAIDQEPK is encoded by the coding sequence ATGTTTGCGTCGAGCGCGTTTGCTGATCTGCTGCACCACGCCGGCCTGTGGCTGCGCGGTTACCTGCTCGTGCTGGCGATCATGGCCGTGGGCGCGGTGCTGGAGCGGCGCTGGCCGGCCGACCTGCTGCAATCGCGCGCGGGGCAGCGTTTCAACATGGTGTACGCGGGACTGTACCTGGTGCTGGCCGAGGCGGTGAAGCCGCTCACGGCGGCCGCCAGCGTCGCGATCGTCAACGCGCTCGGCGGCGGCATGGTCGTGCTGGTGTCGCACGGGTGGGGCGCGCTGGCGTCGTTCGTGATCGTGCTGCTGACTATCGACTTCCTCGAATATGCGTTTCATCGCCTGCAGCATGCGTGGCCGCTGCTGTGGAAGCTGCATTCGCTGCACCACAGCGCGGTGGAGTTCAACGTAACGGTGACGCTGCGGCACCACTGGTTCGAAATGCTGATCAAAGGTTGCCTGCTCTATCCGCTGGTCGGCGTGATGTTCAAGGTGTCCCCGGCGATTGTCGGCGCAACGGCGCTGGTATTCATGGTCGGCAATTATTTCGCGCATCTGAATCTGCGCGTCGATCTCGGCCGCTACGGCACGTGGATCAACAACCCGCAATATCACCGCCTGCATCACTCGAACCGCGTCGAGCATTTCGACCATAACTTCACGCAGTTGCTGCCGCTGTGGGATCACCTGTTCGGCACGCGCTGGGTGCCGGCGAAGCATGAGTGGCCGGCCACCGGTCTCGACGACGGCGCGCAACCGCGCTCGCTGCTGGGTGCGTTGAGCTGGCCGCTGCGGCTGCCGGCCGGGCGCGGCGCGCGAATCGCCGGCAAGCCGATGGCGATCGATCAGGAGCCGAAATGA
- a CDS encoding DeoR/GlpR family DNA-binding transcription regulator: MQRTRQEALDGLLPEQREQLILTRLRAEGRVLASALAAELQTSEHTVRRHLRDLADQGLCKRVYGGALLASPADKPAAVRMGEAVDRKARLAAAAVSIVRPKQIVLLDAGSTNVAIAAALPDHADLTVITNSPEACARLLNRPGITAILIGGRIATGAAGSVGATALLQVQQIRADLCFVGACALDPDEGVAAFDAEDAELKRAMVKASGQIAIALTSEKLMTAAPFSVAPATAVDHLFVEDDVPAARLAKLQAVCDNVEVARS, from the coding sequence ATGCAGCGAACCCGCCAGGAAGCCCTCGATGGACTGCTGCCCGAACAGCGCGAACAGCTCATCCTCACGCGGCTGCGCGCCGAAGGGCGCGTGCTGGCGTCGGCGCTCGCGGCCGAACTCCAGACCTCGGAGCACACGGTGCGCCGTCATTTGCGCGATCTGGCCGATCAGGGCCTGTGCAAGCGCGTCTACGGCGGCGCCCTGCTCGCCTCGCCCGCCGACAAGCCCGCCGCCGTACGCATGGGCGAAGCCGTGGACCGCAAGGCTCGCCTCGCCGCAGCGGCGGTCTCGATCGTGCGGCCGAAGCAGATCGTTCTGCTGGACGCCGGCTCGACCAACGTCGCGATTGCGGCGGCGCTGCCCGATCATGCCGACCTCACCGTCATTACCAACTCGCCCGAGGCTTGCGCGCGCCTCCTGAACCGGCCGGGCATCACCGCGATCCTGATCGGCGGCCGTATCGCGACAGGCGCGGCCGGCTCGGTCGGCGCGACCGCGCTGTTGCAGGTCCAGCAGATCCGCGCCGACCTGTGCTTTGTCGGCGCGTGCGCGCTCGATCCCGACGAAGGCGTCGCCGCATTCGACGCCGAAGACGCCGAACTCAAACGCGCCATGGTCAAAGCGAGCGGTCAGATCGCGATCGCGCTGACGTCGGAAAAGCTGATGACCGCCGCGCCGTTTTCCGTTGCGCCCGCAACCGCTGTGGATCATCTGTTCGTCGAGGACGACGTGCCGGCCGCGCGCCTCGCGAAGCTCCAGGCGGTCTGCGACAACGTCGAGGTGGCCCGCTCATGA
- a CDS encoding type II secretion system F family protein — protein sequence MKTEQIVLLGVMFLIVFGAALKAMALLRPDPVQRRIEGLGQTGSTGGIALDGEAGSGAQKNWVETVTKVSERVARLSLPKDDWDKSALRLRFANAGIRNPSAPAIYFAAKTVLALALPAIALISLGNVFDADQRMLLLLTVLVASALGFYLPNLILTRMIERRQRTLFEDLPDALDLMTVCVEAGLGLDAAMMRVTQEIGVKSLALKDEFEMVLLELRAGSGRDKALRNLSLRTGVEDIDTLAAMLIQAERFGTSVGDSLRVYTDNLRTKRRLRAEEQAAKIALKLLFPLMFFIFPTLMAVLVGPSAIRLVRQLFPIMNGMAGG from the coding sequence ATGAAAACAGAACAGATCGTTTTGCTCGGGGTGATGTTCCTGATCGTGTTCGGCGCGGCGCTGAAGGCAATGGCGCTGCTGCGGCCCGATCCAGTGCAACGGCGCATCGAGGGACTCGGGCAGACGGGCTCGACGGGCGGCATCGCGCTCGACGGCGAGGCCGGTTCCGGTGCACAAAAGAACTGGGTCGAAACCGTCACGAAAGTCTCGGAACGGGTCGCCCGGCTGTCGCTGCCGAAAGACGATTGGGACAAGTCGGCATTGCGTCTGCGCTTCGCGAATGCGGGCATCCGCAACCCCTCCGCGCCGGCGATCTACTTCGCGGCCAAGACGGTGCTGGCGCTGGCGCTGCCGGCGATCGCGCTGATCTCTCTCGGTAATGTCTTCGACGCCGACCAGCGCATGCTGTTGCTGCTGACGGTGCTGGTGGCGTCGGCGCTCGGCTTCTATCTGCCGAACCTGATATTGACCCGGATGATCGAGCGCCGTCAGCGCACGCTGTTCGAAGACTTGCCCGATGCGCTCGACCTGATGACCGTCTGTGTGGAAGCGGGCCTCGGCCTCGACGCGGCGATGATGCGGGTCACCCAGGAAATCGGCGTGAAAAGCCTCGCGCTGAAGGACGAGTTCGAGATGGTGCTGCTCGAATTGCGGGCCGGTTCGGGCCGCGACAAGGCGCTGCGCAACCTGTCGTTGCGCACGGGCGTCGAGGATATCGACACGCTCGCCGCGATGCTGATCCAGGCGGAGCGCTTCGGCACCAGCGTGGGCGATTCGCTCCGTGTTTATACCGACAACCTGCGCACCAAACGGCGCTTGCGCGCCGAAGAGCAGGCTGCCAAGATCGCACTAAAGCTGCTGTTTCCTCTGATGTTTTTTATTTTTCCGACGCTGATGGCCGTGCTGGTCGGTCCGTCGGCGATCCGGCTGGTCCGCCAGCTGTTCCCGATCATGAACGGCATGGCGGGCGGCTGA
- a CDS encoding isoprenylcysteine carboxylmethyltransferase family protein, with amino-acid sequence MLSLFAFGAIRQWLAAPQRITLLLLVVSAFVTIGLSLFSRIPAKRDWRPLAFICSMGGTYYFLAVRLSPGSHLVPEDVGAVLQLLGIFWQLFAKASLRRSFGILPANRGVVSRGAYRFVRHPMYLGYFITDMGFLLVNFGLQNLLVYSCQFALQVVRIVREEQLLSADDGYRSYKTRVRFRVIPGVF; translated from the coding sequence ATGCTGAGCCTGTTTGCCTTTGGGGCGATCCGGCAATGGCTCGCGGCGCCGCAGCGGATCACGTTGCTGCTGCTGGTCGTGTCGGCTTTCGTGACGATCGGCCTGTCGCTGTTCTCGCGGATTCCGGCGAAGCGCGACTGGCGGCCGCTCGCGTTTATCTGCTCGATGGGCGGCACCTACTACTTTCTGGCTGTGCGTCTGAGCCCCGGTTCGCATCTCGTGCCGGAAGACGTCGGCGCGGTGCTGCAATTGCTCGGAATCTTCTGGCAACTGTTTGCCAAAGCGTCGCTGCGCCGCTCGTTCGGCATCTTGCCGGCCAATCGCGGCGTCGTCTCGCGCGGCGCGTATCGCTTCGTGCGCCATCCGATGTATCTCGGCTACTTCATCACCGACATGGGTTTTCTGCTGGTGAACTTCGGCCTGCAGAACCTGCTGGTCTATAGTTGCCAGTTCGCGTTGCAGGTGGTGCGCATTGTTCGCGAAGAACAACTGCTGTCCGCCGACGACGGTTATCGCAGCTATAAAACCCGGGTGCGTTTCCGCGTGATCCCGGGCGTTTTCTAG
- a CDS encoding TadE/TadG family type IV pilus assembly protein, translated as MKAVRRKAAHEAGRAAGTPVTGRTGNRRKQGGIATLEFALVAPVLFLLLCIAMDLGVALWVNLTMQYAVREGARYAVTGQSNLDPNTTSQQRYEAVLQEIKTSSMGLYNYVSPSYVITINGGTSQTYGTQASYSTGMFGNPGDIVVLQINCIWPMLTPLVKPFFANGKFSFSVAATMRNEGF; from the coding sequence ATGAAAGCCGTTCGCCGCAAGGCCGCTCATGAAGCCGGCAGGGCCGCCGGCACACCCGTTACCGGCCGCACGGGAAATCGACGCAAGCAGGGCGGCATCGCCACGCTCGAATTCGCGCTGGTCGCGCCGGTGCTGTTCCTGCTGCTGTGCATCGCCATGGATCTGGGCGTGGCGCTGTGGGTCAACCTGACCATGCAATACGCGGTGCGGGAAGGCGCGCGCTACGCCGTGACGGGGCAAAGCAACCTCGATCCGAACACGACCAGCCAGCAGCGCTACGAGGCGGTCCTGCAGGAGATCAAGACCAGTTCGATGGGCTTGTACAACTACGTGTCGCCGAGCTACGTGATCACCATCAACGGCGGCACGAGCCAAACCTACGGCACTCAGGCGAGTTACAGCACCGGCATGTTTGGCAATCCCGGCGACATCGTGGTGCTGCAGATCAACTGCATCTGGCCGATGTTGACGCCGCTGGTCAAGCCGTTTTTCGCTAACGGCAAGTTCAGCTTCAGCGTCGCGGCGACGATGCGCAACGAGGGCTTCTGA
- a CDS encoding AAA family ATPase, with amino-acid sequence MIDTLLISSSAERAPRIAARLEASGMAFRLRTLHGTAKQLRVHAAAIRSADLLIVDDADLTPRDLSGVEEALSHTPHLHCMLVTPSPSTTLLMAAMRVGVRHVLSWPLDEAEFADALAHVSAKKHAGMRREGRVVSFTSCKGGSGTTLIAVNLAYALAAQRDKRVLLIDLNQQFADASLLVADKTPPATLADLCSQIDRLDAAFFEACVMHVHPNLDVLAGAGDPVKSGELRAAHLERILTLVREQYDAVLIDVGQNINPLAIHSLDHSDSICMVVRQNVLYLHAGRRMLDIFRELGYAASKVKLIVNQYEKNARINLTTLEETFGAKIAHHLPRDEKQATEALNHGVPLVTAAKGGALAQGIVQLADLLWPPLPAGPRKSVFGRLLQGRPSAAPRLKTGH; translated from the coding sequence ATGATCGACACCCTTCTGATTTCGTCCAGCGCCGAGCGCGCGCCACGCATCGCGGCGCGTCTCGAAGCGAGCGGCATGGCGTTCCGTCTGCGCACGCTGCACGGCACCGCGAAACAGTTGCGGGTACACGCCGCGGCGATCCGCAGCGCCGATCTGCTGATCGTCGACGACGCCGATCTGACGCCGCGCGACCTGAGCGGCGTCGAAGAGGCGCTGTCCCACACGCCGCATCTGCACTGCATGCTGGTGACGCCGTCGCCGTCCACCACGCTGCTAATGGCGGCGATGCGCGTCGGCGTGCGCCATGTGCTGTCCTGGCCGCTCGACGAAGCCGAATTCGCCGACGCGCTCGCGCATGTGTCGGCCAAAAAACACGCCGGCATGCGCCGCGAAGGGCGGGTCGTGTCGTTCACGTCCTGCAAGGGCGGCAGCGGCACCACGCTGATCGCCGTGAACCTCGCCTATGCGCTGGCCGCGCAGCGCGACAAACGCGTGCTGCTGATCGATCTGAACCAGCAGTTCGCCGACGCCAGCCTGCTGGTGGCCGACAAGACGCCGCCCGCCACGCTCGCGGACCTGTGCTCGCAGATCGACCGGCTCGACGCCGCGTTCTTCGAAGCCTGCGTGATGCATGTGCATCCGAATCTCGACGTGCTGGCCGGCGCGGGCGATCCGGTGAAATCGGGCGAACTGCGCGCGGCGCATCTGGAGCGGATTCTGACGTTGGTGCGCGAGCAATACGACGCGGTGCTGATCGACGTCGGCCAGAACATCAATCCGCTAGCGATCCACTCGCTCGATCACAGCGACTCGATCTGCATGGTCGTGCGGCAGAACGTGCTGTATCTGCACGCGGGGCGCCGCATGCTGGATATTTTCCGCGAGCTGGGCTATGCGGCGAGCAAGGTGAAACTGATCGTCAACCAGTACGAGAAGAACGCGCGCATCAACCTCACGACGCTCGAAGAAACCTTCGGCGCGAAGATCGCGCATCACCTGCCGCGCGACGAAAAGCAGGCTACCGAAGCGCTCAATCACGGCGTGCCGCTCGTCACCGCCGCGAAGGGCGGGGCGCTGGCACAAGGCATCGTGCAACTGGCCGACCTGTTGTGGCCGCCGTTGCCGGCGGGGCCGCGCAAGAGCGTGTTCGGCCGTCTGTTGCAGGGCCGGCCGAGTGCGGCGCCGCGCCTGAAGACCGGACACTGA
- a CDS encoding type II secretion system F family protein: MNTSFIAFAVLAFLAVVLLIEGVYLFWSSHHGPAVKRMDERLRALSAAGNVSNESLSILKQRLLSESPFVTRLLLRIPRVHALDRQLQQSGLKWSVARFVAYTLLCALAGAFIAWLTGLPSLVIVAAALTLSLLPALILRSKRAKRVLQLERQLPDAADLISRALRAGHSFPAALGMVGDELPDPLGGEFALVFDEINYGVSLNDALLNMVGRVPVDDLRYFVIAVLIQREAGGNLAEILGCISGIIRERMKLLGKVRVLSAEGRLSAWILGALPFVIVGLLTVLNPDYVTVFWKDPAGMQIAGVSLTMMLFGILWMRKIVRIHI, encoded by the coding sequence ATGAACACATCGTTTATCGCCTTCGCGGTACTCGCGTTTCTCGCGGTCGTGCTGCTGATCGAGGGCGTCTATCTGTTCTGGAGCAGCCATCACGGGCCGGCCGTCAAACGCATGGACGAGCGCCTGCGCGCGCTCTCGGCGGCGGGCAACGTCAGCAACGAATCGCTGTCGATTCTCAAGCAGCGTTTGCTGAGCGAGTCGCCGTTCGTCACGCGGTTGTTGCTGCGTATTCCACGCGTTCATGCGCTCGACCGGCAATTGCAGCAGTCGGGCCTGAAGTGGTCGGTGGCGCGCTTTGTCGCCTATACCCTGCTGTGCGCGCTCGCCGGCGCTTTCATCGCATGGCTGACCGGCTTGCCCTCGCTCGTGATCGTTGCGGCGGCGCTGACGCTGAGCCTGCTGCCCGCGCTGATTCTGCGCAGCAAGCGCGCCAAACGGGTGCTGCAACTCGAACGCCAGTTGCCCGATGCCGCCGATCTGATTTCGCGCGCGCTGCGTGCCGGGCATTCGTTTCCGGCCGCGCTCGGGATGGTCGGCGACGAACTGCCGGACCCGCTCGGCGGCGAGTTCGCGCTGGTGTTCGACGAGATCAACTACGGCGTGTCGCTGAACGACGCGCTGCTGAATATGGTAGGCCGCGTGCCGGTCGACGATCTGCGCTACTTCGTGATCGCTGTGTTGATCCAGCGCGAAGCGGGCGGCAACCTGGCGGAGATTCTCGGCTGCATCAGCGGGATCATTCGCGAACGGATGAAGCTGCTTGGCAAAGTCAGGGTGCTGTCGGCGGAAGGGCGCCTGTCGGCCTGGATACTCGGCGCGCTGCCGTTCGTCATCGTCGGGCTTCTGACGGTGCTCAATCCGGACTACGTCACCGTGTTCTGGAAAGACCCGGCCGGCATGCAAATCGCCGGCGTGTCGCTGACCATGATGCTGTTCGGCATTCTGTGGATGCGCAAGATCGTGCGGATTCACATCTAG
- a CDS encoding MFS transporter gives MSASQPLIKERAATLGVFLANGFGIGAWAVEVPRIKESLALSDTALGISLFAFALGAIIAMPLAGQLAPRFGSGRATALLGAAFVVALPLPAFAPNMAVLCIVLLALGAANGALDVSMNGHASTIESQWHAPIMSSFHAAWSAGGLLGAATGAMLQKNDVGVSGGLLIPGVVIAALFACAAFVALRDVGPRAAAPASGFMWPNAAVMKLALLAFLCMLVEGAVADWSAVYLRSALNQQASVAAIGYSAFAFSMAACRIVGDVSVRRFGSSKVVALGGLIAVAGLALVLSWPTVLTACVGFAMVGIGLANIVPVIFSAAGRSTVTPAIGVSMAATAGYAGFLVGPPLIGLGAGLLGLRVALCVLVMAALTVCLLGGKAVRSTRLA, from the coding sequence ATGAGCGCCTCCCAGCCCCTCATCAAGGAACGCGCGGCCACCCTCGGGGTGTTTCTCGCCAACGGTTTCGGGATCGGCGCGTGGGCCGTCGAAGTCCCGCGCATCAAGGAAAGCCTGGCGCTCAGCGACACCGCGCTCGGCATCTCGCTGTTCGCGTTCGCGCTGGGCGCGATCATCGCCATGCCGCTCGCGGGGCAACTGGCGCCGCGCTTCGGCAGCGGCCGCGCGACCGCGCTGCTCGGCGCGGCCTTCGTCGTGGCGCTGCCGCTGCCCGCCTTCGCGCCCAACATGGCCGTGCTTTGCATCGTGCTGCTGGCGCTCGGCGCGGCAAACGGCGCGCTCGACGTGTCGATGAACGGGCACGCCAGCACCATCGAAAGCCAATGGCACGCGCCGATCATGTCGTCGTTTCACGCGGCCTGGAGCGCGGGCGGCCTGCTCGGCGCGGCGACCGGCGCCATGCTGCAGAAGAACGACGTGGGCGTGAGCGGCGGACTGCTGATTCCGGGCGTCGTGATCGCCGCGCTATTCGCCTGTGCCGCGTTCGTTGCGTTGCGCGATGTCGGACCTAGAGCAGCCGCGCCGGCCAGTGGCTTCATGTGGCCGAACGCCGCCGTGATGAAGCTGGCGTTGCTCGCGTTTCTCTGCATGCTGGTGGAAGGCGCGGTGGCCGACTGGAGCGCGGTGTATTTGCGCTCGGCGTTGAATCAGCAGGCCAGCGTCGCCGCAATCGGCTATTCCGCGTTCGCGTTTTCGATGGCGGCCTGCCGGATTGTCGGCGACGTCTCGGTGCGTCGTTTCGGTTCGAGCAAGGTGGTCGCGTTGGGCGGTTTGATCGCCGTGGCCGGACTCGCGCTGGTGCTGAGCTGGCCGACCGTGCTCACGGCTTGCGTCGGTTTCGCGATGGTCGGGATCGGTCTCGCGAACATCGTGCCGGTGATTTTCAGCGCGGCGGGCCGCTCGACGGTCACGCCGGCGATCGGCGTGTCGATGGCGGCCACGGCGGGCTACGCGGGCTTCCTGGTCGGGCCGCCGCTGATCGGCCTGGGCGCGGGCCTGCTCGGTTTGCGCGTCGCGCTGTGCGTGCTGGTGATGGCCGCGTTGACCGTCTGCCTGCTGGGCGGCAAGGCCGTGCGCAGTACACGGCTTGCTTAA
- a CDS encoding VWA domain-containing protein, translated as MKKIAGYTARQRGSISIIVAVSLIALIGIVGLAVDSGLGYMIKARLDAATDGAVIAAGEAVTRGNNQTQQTANAQQAASAFFAANYPVGFLGSTVTAGTPSIVFNAGTVTIGMTAQASVPVTFMQTLGFRILNVSSSSQAIRKTLDMAFVIDTTGSLNVSGVPAAVRANAIAFLNNFDVTNDRVALMHFAYGTVVDVPFNGNTRGFNRTLMTTDINAYTFGGSTNSAEAVWNARNQLNTVITQPSSLRVIVFFSDGAPNSFASYFTTNQSSCNNTPATLASPDTAGTMTGLYNMNALSQSLSSPCYQSNATRLVTAMPKWYNAHNVNEQLFPIWPVTTPRAVPNGNITYVNVNRASRNLLEAMAAQARIEGTYVFTLGYGPELVQPEGPDNELGSDVLKCMANTPDSLARCYNPAQPVGVYCYAATPNDLKPCFTQLASQILRISK; from the coding sequence ATGAAGAAAATAGCGGGATACACAGCACGGCAGAGAGGATCGATCAGCATCATCGTGGCGGTGTCGCTGATCGCGCTGATCGGCATCGTCGGGCTCGCGGTGGATTCCGGACTCGGCTACATGATCAAGGCACGCCTCGACGCGGCGACCGACGGCGCCGTGATCGCCGCCGGCGAAGCCGTCACGCGCGGCAACAACCAGACCCAGCAGACCGCCAACGCGCAGCAGGCGGCCTCGGCCTTTTTCGCGGCGAACTATCCGGTGGGCTTTCTCGGCTCGACGGTGACGGCGGGTACGCCGTCGATCGTGTTCAACGCGGGCACCGTGACGATCGGCATGACCGCGCAGGCGAGCGTGCCGGTCACCTTCATGCAGACCCTCGGCTTCAGAATCCTGAACGTGAGTTCCTCGTCGCAGGCAATCCGCAAGACGCTGGACATGGCGTTCGTGATCGATACGACCGGTTCGCTGAACGTGTCCGGCGTGCCGGCCGCGGTGCGCGCGAACGCGATTGCGTTCCTGAATAATTTCGACGTCACGAACGACCGCGTGGCGCTGATGCACTTCGCCTATGGCACGGTGGTGGACGTGCCGTTCAACGGCAACACGCGCGGCTTCAACCGCACGTTGATGACGACCGACATCAACGCCTACACCTTCGGCGGCAGCACCAATTCAGCCGAAGCGGTCTGGAACGCGCGCAACCAGTTGAATACGGTGATCACGCAACCTTCCAGCTTGCGGGTGATCGTGTTTTTCTCGGACGGCGCGCCGAACAGTTTCGCGTCGTATTTCACGACCAATCAGAGCAGTTGCAACAACACCCCGGCCACGCTCGCGAGTCCCGACACGGCAGGCACGATGACCGGGCTCTACAACATGAACGCACTGAGCCAGAGCCTGAGCTCGCCGTGTTATCAGAGCAACGCCACCCGGCTCGTGACCGCCATGCCGAAGTGGTACAACGCGCACAACGTCAACGAACAGCTCTTCCCGATCTGGCCCGTCACCACGCCGCGCGCGGTGCCGAATGGCAATATCACGTATGTGAACGTCAACCGGGCGTCGCGTAATCTGCTCGAAGCGATGGCGGCGCAGGCGCGTATCGAGGGCACGTATGTGTTCACGCTGGGTTATGGGCCGGAACTGGTTCAGCCGGAAGGCCCGGACAACGAACTGGGCTCGGACGTGCTCAAGTGCATGGCCAACACGCCGGATTCGCTGGCCCGCTGCTATAACCCGGCCCAGCCGGTCGGCGTGTATTGTTACGCCGCGACCCCGAACGATCTGAAGCCGTGCTTTACGCAACTGGCTTCGCAAATCCTTCGTATTTCCAAGTGA